The sequence TCGATCGCTGGTATGACCTATCCATGGGCAGCGATCCCGATAAAGTGCGTCTAAAACAGCGCTTAAAGGATGCGATCGCAAATTCTAGAGCGATCGCCAACCTGGCAGACAATCCGCTGTTGCTGACGATGATGGCAATTCTGAATCGACGACAGGAGTTACCGCGCGATCGCGCCGATCTTTATGACCAGGCTTCGCGGGTATTGCTGTACCGCTGGGATGTGGATCACAAGCGATTGCAGATGCCGATGGACGCGATCGGGCGGCGGGAAAAGCAGGAAATGCTTCGCCTGATTGCCTATGAGATGCAAGCGGGCGAGGAAGGTTTGAAGGGTAATTTGATTGGAGTTGAGCGCCTCACCCAAATTTTGACTGACTATTTGCGCGATCAGGGCTTCAGTGAACCTCGCGAAAAAGCCAATCGATTAATTCAACAACTGCGGGAACGTAATTTTATCCTCTGCTATCACGGAGCCGACCTGGTTGACTGACATATCTTTTTTAGTAGGTTGGGTGAAACAACGTGGAACCCAACTCTAGCCTATATTCTGTTGGGTTACGCTAGCGCTCACCCAACCTACGAGAGAATCAGGGTTGTGTGAGTTTTGTCAGTCAATTAGCCCCAAAATACGGGGATGGCTCAAAGAACGTTTGAAGAGCGACAAAAATGAATATGTGAGGAGTACGGTAGTGCGAGAGTTGGCACGGGGCTGGAAAGGGGACTTCTAAACTTTTTCAATTTTGAAAGAAGTTGCTCAAAAGGATACGAGTGAGTACGTGCGGCATTCAGTAATATTTGAGTTGATGCTCTGGGAACTGAAAAATAGAGATAACTCTGAAATTCTTGAATTTTTGCGTGACCGTGCTGTCAATGATCCCTTTGAGTATCAAGAGAAAAAGAGATATAATCCTCGACATTCGGCATTAAACGCCTTGGTACATCTGGATCCTCTCAGCGCAGAAACATTGAATTTGTTACGCGATCGCGCCCTCAATGATCCGGACGAGCAACTGCGAAAATGGGCACAGAAGCAGTTGAAGAAGATGGAGGCAAGTTCTAATGGCTGACAATACGGTGAACAATAGATATCTCGCTCCAATTTGAGTTTAAGGTTGTTTGCCGCCGTTGAAGGAGAACGTTAGGGAGCCGTACCTGTCGGTGCACAAGCAGGAGGGTCAACCTCAATATCCGCAAAGCTTCCTTCATTCATAAACTTAACGGCACCAAAGTTTTCTCCGGCATAGACCCAGGTGGATTGCCCAGAGGGATTTTTAACTTGCACCCAGCAATCTGGTCGTGCCCCTACATAGGTTAACTTTTCA comes from Synechococcales cyanobacterium T60_A2020_003 and encodes:
- a CDS encoding HEAT repeat domain-containing protein → MKEVAQKDTSEYVRHSVIFELMLWELKNRDNSEILEFLRDRAVNDPFEYQEKKRYNPRHSALNALVHLDPLSAETLNLLRDRALNDPDEQLRKWAQKQLKKMEASSNG